A genomic window from Enoplosus armatus isolate fEnoArm2 chromosome 18, fEnoArm2.hap1, whole genome shotgun sequence includes:
- the LOC139300965 gene encoding calsenilin-like, which produces MGLDGMEVIAIAVVIGLFIVVLKQFGLWEPLSLEDSCDSDLELSMVRHQPEGLDQLQAQTQFTRKELQSLYRGFKNECPSGLVDEETFKTIYSQFFPQGDATTYAHFLFNAFDMDRSGSIRFEDFVIGLSVLLRGSVTEKLRWAFNLYDINKDGYVTKEEMMAIMTSIYDMMGRYTLPSVRDDSPFEHVERFFQKMDRNRDGVVTIDEFIETCQKDENIMASMQLFENVI; this is translated from the exons ATGGGACTGGATGGCATGGAAGTAATTGCCATCGCTGTCGTTATCGGACTATTTATTGTCGTGCTCAAACAGTTTGGGCTTTGGGAGCCTTTGTCACTGGAAG ACAGTTGTGACAGCGACCTTGAGCTCTCCATGGTGCGTCACCAACCTGAGGGCCTCGACCAGCTCCAAGCGCAGACACAGTTCACCAGGAAGGAGCTTCAGTCGCTTTACAGAGGCTTCAAAAAT GAGTGTCCCAGTGGGCTAGTGGACGAGGAAACTTTCAAGACCATTTACTCACAGTTCTTTCCTCAAGGAG ATGCAACCACGTATGCACATTTCTTATTCAACGCATTTGACATGGACAGAAGTGGCTCCATCCGGTTTGAG GACTTTGTGATAGGATTGTCTGTGTTGCTTAGAGGCTCCGTCACAGAGAAACTGCGATGGGCGTTCAACCTGTATGACATCAACAAAGACGGCTACGTTACCAAAGAG GAAATGATGGCAATAATGACCTCCATTTATGACATGATGGGCAGGTATACCTTACCCAGTGTACGAGACGATTCCCCCTTTGAGCATGTGGAGAGATTCTTCCAG AAAATGGATCGGAACAGAGACGGAGTGGTGACTATTGATGAGTTCATAGAAACCTGCCAAAAG GATGAAAACATAATGGCGTCCATGCAGCTCTTTGAGAATGTCATCTAG